A genomic segment from Anas platyrhynchos isolate ZD024472 breed Pekin duck chromosome 5, IASCAAS_PekinDuck_T2T, whole genome shotgun sequence encodes:
- the LOC113843718 gene encoding inositol 1,4,5-trisphosphate receptor-interacting protein-like 1 → MSFSLFQTMVGAAFYFLAFLGLVNFPKEVGYQLDEATNERMRQYAEEMQERMAQLLLEIEALEKQQSSMHMGALLLSAMQTWQFWAWLGVILLNILIVWLLFRDLLRRVNRREEESSSSDDDQQNNNRNRFEERDEGRIFAERIQWPVQHLQINCQVMMSIVGDLLYITQRSLSNTYFPVLHTPIGVGSAFEGWTPSEEYNIVYRIFIPITAPRGHSFHLELGNEEELPSKNSRIRVELECTCAREQSFGNVLCFLHQPEEELRRNRELNLLQTLCTGSYLDVHKTSFWFQQMMKAAWKFLPESARHHVAVLPSRRSCKLRVFDVFDKIRFVEFIFGVQQGDSDIFLSSEKTDAIFTPDTVWPQSCTVAEMKFFQYIKAHAPQDSYHLRCMQLCARIVVGNDFTTYVLKTVVMHLLNTIPLERWCRREFLQRMDDIMQYLHSCIVEKRLDHFWLGNEQMPEEFILPPDFQTSRPPNLFQHMAEDPNVHARALREFQELRDRLKRLLTFGN, encoded by the coding sequence atgtcattctctctctttcagaCCATGGTTGGGGCAGCTTTCTATTTCCTGGCGTTTTTGGGCTTAGTCAACTTCCCAAAGGAAGTCGGGTATCAATTGGATGAAGCTACAAATGAGCGCATGCGTCAGTATGCGGAGGAGATGCAAGAACGCATGGCGCAGCTCCTGTTGGAAATTGAGGCGctagagaagcagcagagctcGATGCATATGGGAGCCCTGCTCTTATCTGCGATGCAGACTTGGCAGTTCTGGGCCTGGCTTGGTGTTATTCTCCTGAACATTTTGATCGTGTGGCTGCTCTTTAGAGATCTCCTAAGACGTGTAAacaggagggaggaagaaagctCTAGCAGCGATGATGACCAGCAGAATAATAACAGAAATCGTTTTGAAGAAAGGGACGAAGGGAGGATTTTTGCAGAGAGAATCCAGTGGCCAGTGCAGCACCTCCAAATCAACTGTCAAGTGATGATGTCCATAGTGGGAGACCTCCTCTATATCACCCAACGTTCCCTGTCGAACACTTACTTTCCAGTGCTGCATACACCCATTGGAGTGGGCAGTGCCTTTGAAGGCTGGACTCCTTCGGAGGAGTATAATATTGTCTATCGCATTTTCATACCCATAACGGCTCCTCGTGGGCACTCCTTCCACCTGGAGCTGGGCAACGAAGAGGAGCTACCATCAAAGAATTCTCGTATTCGCGTGGAGCTGGAGTGCACATGCGCGAGGGAGCAGAGCTTTGGGAACGTGCTGTGCTTCCTCCACCAACCTGAGGAGGAGCTGAGAAGAAATCGGGAGCTCAACCTCCTACAAACACTGTGCACTGGCTCCTACCTGGATGTGCATAAAACCTCCTTCTGGTTCCAGCAGATGATGAAAGCAGCATGGAAATTTTTGCCTGAGTCGGCCAGACATCACGttgctgtgctgccatccagacgCTCCTGCAAGCTCCGTGTGTTTGATGTCTTCGATAAAATCCGCTTTGTTGAGTTCATTTTTGGAGTGCAACAAGGCGATTCAGACATTTTTCTCAGCAGCGAGAAAACTGATGCTATCTTTACCCCGGACACAGTATGGCCGCAGAGCTGCAcagtggcagagatgaagtTCTTCCAGTACATAAAAGCGCATGCCCCGCAGGACAGCTACCACCTCAGATGCATGCAGCTCTGTGCCCGTATCGTGGTGGGCAATGATTTTACCACCTATGTCTTGAAGACAGTCGTCATGCACCTGCTGAACACCATCCCTTTGGAAAGATGGTGCAGGAGGGAGTTTTTGCAGCGCATGGATGACATCATGCAGTACCTGCACAGCTGCATAGTGGAGAAACGCCTGGACCACTTCTGGTTAGGAAACGAGCAAATGCCTGAGGAGTTCATCTTGCCTCCGGATTTCCAAACATCCAGACCACCCAACCTCTTCCAGCACATGGCAGAGGATCCAAATGTCCATGCCCGGGCACTGCGTGAATTCCAGGAGCTGCGAGATCGGCTCAAAAGACTGTTGACGTTTGGGAACTGA
- the LOC113843860 gene encoding inositol 1,4,5-trisphosphate receptor-interacting protein-like 1 — protein sequence MVSAAFYFLAFLGIVISPQKVGDELDEATNARMRRYAEEMQERMAQLLLEIEALEKQQSSMHMGALLLSAMQTWQFWASLGFILLLIWLLFWLRKKFEVFDDSSDEESSSSDEDLEEPALNDESNTSISIAESIQRQQVNLTNYCRLVEEMVRGFCRACDWVFKDTFSPVLQTPIGVGSAFEGWSPREGDTVYRCLIPMTAPRGHSFHVEQNTKWNLPSKVSRIRVKLECTCWREQEFGNMLCFLHNPVEELRRNQEPSLLRTMCTRSYLDVRKVSSWFQQLAKLSWKSVPHSSSWLVKVLKTRRSCMLRLIDDTGSTVFVEMMFGVQQGDTDIFLSSDYSEAPVTPDTVWPQSCAVAEMKFFRNIAANAQQDSFHLGCMQLCARIALGSYFTSYMMKTVVMHLLNTIPLERWHRREFLQRMDDIMEYLCSCLRKKCLDHFWLGNEQMPEEFILPPDFQTSRPPNLFQHMAKDPDQYTQAHTDFHELQEQLMQMLNFGN from the coding sequence ATGGTTTCGGCAGCTTTCTATTTCCTGGCGTTTTTGGGCATAGTCATCAGCCCACAGAAAGTCGGGGATGAATTGGATGAAGCTACAAATGCGCGCATGCGGCGGTATGCGGAGGAGATGCAAGAACGCATGGCGCAGCTCCTGTTGGAAATTGAGGCGctagagaagcagcagagctcGATGCATATGGGAGCCCTGCTCTTATCTGCGATGCAGACTTGGCAGTTCTGGGCCAGTCTTGGTTTTATTCTCCTCTTAATTTGGCTGTTGTTTTGGCTTCGTAAAAAGTTCGAGGTGTTTGATGACAGCAGCGACGAGGAGAGCTCCAGCAGCGATGAGGACTTGGAAGAACCAGCGCTCAACGATGAATCGAATACATCCATTTCTATTGCAGAGAGCATCCAGCGGCAGCAGGTAAACCTGACCAACTACTGCCGGCTTGTGGAGGAAATGGTGCGCGGCTTTTGCCGTGCCTGTGACTGGGTCTTTAAGGACACTTTCTCTCCAGTGCTGCAGACACCCATTGGAGTGGGCAGTGCTTTTGAAGGCTGGAGTCCCCGGGAGGGTGATACGGTCTACCGCTGCCTTATTCCCATGACAGCTCCTCGTGGGCACTCCTTCCACGTGGAGCAGAACACCAAATGGAATCTGCCATCAAAGGTCTCTCGTATTCGCGTGAAGCTGGAGTGCACGTGCTGGAGGGAGCAGGAGTTTGGGAATATGCTGTGCTTCCTCCACAACCCTGTGGAGGAGCTGAGAAGAAATCAGGAACCCAGCCTCCTACGAACTATGTGCACTCGCTCCTACTTGGATGTGCGTAAAGTCTCCTCCTGGTTCCAGCAGCTGGCGAAATTATCCTGGAAATCTGTGCCTCATTCATCTTCATGGCTGGTTAAAGTACTGAAAACCAGACGCTCTTGCATGCTTCGTTTGATTGATGACACCGGATCAACCGTGTTCGTTGAGATGATGTTTGGGGTACAACAAGGTGATACGGACATTTTTCTGAGCAGCGATTACTCTGAGGCTCCCGTTACCCCGGACACAGTATGGCCACAGAGCTGCGcagtggcagagatgaagtTCTTCCGGAACATAGCCGCGAATGCCCAGCAGGACAGTTTCCACCTCGGATGCATGCAGCTCTGTGCCCGTATCGCGCTGGGCAGTTATTTTACCAGCTATATGATGAAGACAGTCGTCATGCACCTGCTGAACACCATCCCTTTGGAAAGATGGCACAGGAGGGAGTTTTTGCAGCGCATGGATGACATCATGGAGTACCTGTGCTCGTGCCTGAGGAAGAAATGCCTGGACCACTTCTGGTTAGGAAACGAGCAAATGCCTGAGGAGTTCATCTTGCCTCCGGATTTCCAAACATCCAGACCACCCAACCTCTTCCAGCACATGGCAAAGGACCCGGATCAATACACCCAGGCGCACACTGATTTCCATGAGCTGCAAGAGCAGCTCATGCAAATGCTGAACTTTGGGAACTGA